Genomic DNA from Thermus amyloliquefaciens:
CGTTCCGGCTCGCCCGCGGGTAGCCTGTAGGCGTACCCCGGAGGTGCGGTATGCGTTGGTTGGCTTTGGCCTTGGTGTTGGGATTGGCCCTGGCGCAGAAGCCCCAGGTGCTCATCGGCACAGGCGGCGTGGGCGGGGTCTACTTCTACTACGGCACCGCGGTGGCGGAGATCCTCAGCAAAGCGGGGGTGGTCCAAGCCCAGGCCATGCAATCGGGCGGTTCCATGGAGAACCTCATGCTCCTGCGGGACCGCACGGACCCGGCGAGGGGCGTTTATTACTGCGGTACCGTGCTTCCGGATGCGGCCCTTATGGCCTACCAGGGGGAGGAGCGCTTTCAGGGGAAGCCTGCCCCCGTGAGGATCCTCTTCACCATGTACCCCAACTACCTTCACGTGGTAACCACGGAGGACAGCGGTATCCGCGTCCTTCAGGACCTGCGGGGCAAGAGGGTGTCCACGGAGGTGGCGGGAGGCATCATCGAGTACGAGGCCCGGATCCTTATGGGGGCCGCCATCCCCGGGTTTGACCCCAAGGTCCACTTCGCCAAGTGGGAGCGGGTGCGGGTGGCCGAGAGCGCCCAGATGCTTTCCGAGGGGAACCTGGATGCCTTCTTCTGGTCCGGGGGGTTGCCCACGGGAAGCATCCTGGAGCTCTCGGGTAGCCTGGCCCGCAAGGGGAAGCGGCTTTTCCTGGTGCCCTTGCTGAAGGAGAGCACCCCGGTGCAGGTGCTCATGCGGCGCTTCCCTGGGGTGGTGGACACCGGGGTCATCCCCAAGGGCGTCTACAATACCCGGTTCGACGCTCCCACACTCACCTTCTGGAACGTCTTTGTCTGCCCCGCAAGCCTTCCTGAGGAGGTGGCCTACGCCATGGTCAAGGCGGTCTTTGAAAACCTGCAGAGCCTCTACGCCGCCGTGGCCCCGGCCCGGGACACCACCTTGGAGAACGCGGTGCGCTCCCGCGGTGGCAAGGTGCCCTACCACGAGGGGGCGGTCCGCTATTTCCGGGAGCGGGGGGTGTGGCGCTAAATACCCCGCCGTGGCCTGGGCCACGGCGGGGACCCTAGAAAGACTTCGGGCATCACCTTTCTTCCCTGCCTATGGCGGCAACCCCCATGCATCGGCGCTTAGAAGGCCCGGATCTCCACCCCAGCCTCCTCCAAAGCCCGGCGCACTGCCTGGGCCACCTCAGGGCCCCGGGGGTTGTCCCCGTGGATGCAAAGGGTCTCCGCCCGCACCGCCACCTCGCCGCCGTCCAGGGCCTCCACCTTGCCTTCCAGGACCATCCTCAGGGCCCTGCGGGCGGCCTCTTCGGGATCGGTGATCCAGCTTCCCGGCAGGGAGCGGGGGGCGAGCTGGCCATTTTGCAGGTAGGCCCTTTCGGGGAAGGCCTCGAGGACCACCCTTAGGCCCGCCCTCCGGGCCTCCTCCTCGTAGGGCGTGCCCGGGAGGACCACCAGGGGCACCTCCGGGTCAAAGGCCTTTACCGCCTCGGCGATGGCCCGGGCCGTTTCCCGATCCCGGCAGGCCTTGAGGTAGAGGGCCCCATGGGGCTTCACGTGGTGGAGCTTAAGGCCCTCCGCCCTTAGGAAGGCGTGGAGGGCCCCGATCTGGTAGAGCACGTCCGCATACACCTCCTCGGGGCTTAGGGCCATCTCCCGGCGGCCAAAGCCCACCAGATCGGGAAAGCCCGGGTGGGCCCCCACCGCCACCCCGTGGGCCTTGGCTAGGGTCACCGCCTCCCGCATCCGGCTTGGGCTTCCCCCGTGAAAGCCGCAGGCCAGGTTCACCGAGGTCACCAGGGGGAAGATCTCCCGGTCGTGGCCGTAGGTGAAGGTCCCATAGGACTCCCCGGCGTCGGCATTGAGGTCAATGAACATGCTAACCTCCCTATCACACCGTAAGCTTAACCTCCTTACCCCCAAAGACGAGGCCTAACTCGGCCATGGCCTCCGGTACAAGGGACTCCCCCCTCCGTACCAAAGGGGTGTCATGGCCGGGGAAAATGCGAGGGTATTCCCGGATGCGGGCCCGGCTCTCCAGGGCCAGCTTCGGGTTCCAACAGGGGGGTGCTGGGGGGCCTTCTAGGTCAAAGCGGCTCTTGACCGCATCGCTGACCAGGACGCCCATGCCCTCCACCTCGAGGCCCAATAGCCCCGGGGTATGCCCGGGCAGATGGAGCAGGCGGAGCCCTGGCATGATCTCCTCTTCCGTGGCCACCTCCTTGAGGTGAAGGCGCTCAAGGAGGGGGAGGAGAGGGTAGAGGCAGGCGGGGTCCTCGAGGGGATTCCGGGCCACCCTCTCGGCATGGGCCCACTCCCGCGGGTGCAGGATGACCTCTGCCCAGGGGAAAAGGTCCACGTTGGCGGCGTGGTCGAAATGGAGATGGCTTACCACCACGACCTCCACCCTCTCCGGGGGTATACCCAGGTCATTGAGGCGGTCATAAAGCCCTTCCCTTTCGCCGAAACCCAGGGTGTCGTAAAGAACCACCTTGGATGCCAGGATGGCGTAGGCGCTAGAGGCACCCAGGTAGCCGCGGTGGGTTCTCCCAGGAAAACCCGTCCACAAAGGGATGACCTGCATTTCATCCTCCGGTCATGGTCCGGGGAAGCCAGAGGGCCATATCGGGAAAGGCTACGAGGAGGGCCACCATGAGGAGGAGCACCCCCATAAAGGGAAGGGCGTAGCGGGCGATCTGGAAAAGGTCCTCCCCGGTGAGGGACTGGATGACGAAGAGGTTGAAGCCCACGGGTGGGGTGATCTGGGCCAGCTCCACCATGATCACCAGGTAGACCCCGAACCAAAGGGGGTCCACCCCGATGGCCTTCACCACCGGCAGGATGACGCTGATGGTGAGGACCACGATGGAGATGCCGTCCAGGAACCACCCCAGCACGACGTACACCAGGCTCAGAAAGAGGATGAGGAGCACGGGGGTAATCCCCGCCTCCACGGCCCAGGCGGCCAGGGCCCGGGGGATGCCGGTGAAGCCCATGGCCAGGGTCAGGACCCCGGCCCCCGGCGAAGTGAGGAAGCCAAAGGGGAAGGGGTAGGAGGCCGGGGGCTAGGTCCCCGTACCGGTAGCTTTCCGCCACCTCCTGCCCAACGCCCTCACCCCGGTCCTGGTGCAGGCCAGCTACGAGGTGGGGGCGGCCATCCTCACCGCCGCGGGGCTTTCCTTCATCGGCTTTGGGGCCCAGCCCCCTACCCCGGAGTGGGGGGCCATGGTAGCGGAAACCCGCAACTACATGGCCGAGGCCCCTTGGGCGGCCACGGCTCCAGCGGTGGGCATCCTCCTCACCGTGCTGGCCTTCAACCTCCTAGGGGATGGGCTCCGTGACGTGCTGGACCCTCGAGGGCGCTAAACCCTCTGCTTTCCCCCCAGGTACACCTCCCGCACCCTGAGGTCGTGATCCAGCACCACCAGGTCCGCCCGCTTCCCAGGGGCGATCTCCCCCCGGTCCCGTAGGTCCAGGTAGCGGGCCGGATAGGAGGAAAGCCTGCGCGCCGCCTCCTCCAAGGGCACCCCCCAGGCCACCAGGTTCCGGAGGGCCTGGTCCATGGTGAGGGTACTTCCCGCCAAGGAGCCCCCAAGCCAGACCCCGTGGCCCCGCTTCTCCACCTGGTGGACACCCAAGGGGTACTTCCCATCCGGCATCCCCGCCGCCGCCACCGCGTCGGTGACGAAGTAAAGGCCGGGGATGCTCTTCAGGGCCAGCTTCAGGGCGGCGGGGTGCACGTGGAGGCCATCGGGGATGATCTCGGCCCACATGCCCCGCTCCAGGGCCAGGCCCACCACCCCGGGTTCGCGGTGGTGGAGGCCGGTCATGGCGTTGTAGAGGTGGGTGAAGCCAAAGGCGCCCGCTTCCAGGGCGGCTTCCCCTTCGGCATAGGTGGCGGCGGTATGGCCTAACTGGACGCGCACCCCGCCTTCTGCCAGGAAGCGGAGAAGGTCCAGGGCCCCGGGGAGCTCGGGGGCCAGGGTGAGGACCTTGACCGGGGCTAGGGAGAGGAGCCAGTCGGCGATTTCCAGATCCGGGAGGAGGGGGAAGGGGGGCTGGGCCCCGAGGCGGTCTTGGGAAATGAAGGGGCCTTCAAGATGGACGCCGAGGAGGGCTTCCCCAAGGGGGCCTGCCATGGCCTTTTGGATGCCCCTGAGGGCCTCTTCCAGCTCAGGAAGCGGCGCGGTGACGGTGGTGGCCAAAAGGCCGGTGGTGCCGTGCTGGAGGTGGAAGCGGAGGGTGGCTTCCACGCCCTCCTGGCCTTCCATCACCTCCCTTCCCCCTCCCCCGTGGACGTGGAGGTCCAGGAAGCCGGGGAGGATGTAGGGGCCCTCCACGGGGGCTTCCTCTATGGCCTCAATCCACTCGGAGAAGTGGAGCCTGCCCTGGACGAAACCGGTAGGGGTAAGGATGGTGCCTTCCAGCATCTTCGCCTCCTAGGGTTCCACCGCCTGCCCGGCGCGGAGGTCCCGGCCCCCCGTGGCCCGGCCCAGGACGTTCACCTCGCCTAGGCGGTGCTCCAACACCCGGTGGGCCACCCGGGGTGGCCTGCCCTGAAACTCCGCCAGCACCAGGTCCACCCCGTCGGCGCTGGTGCCGGACATGAGGCCCAGGACCCTCATGAGAGCTCCACCAAAAGCTCGTACCGGTCGGCCCGGTACCAGCTCTTCACGAACTCCACCGGCCTGCCGTCTTCCAGGTAGCTCACCCGCTCCAGGTGGAGGAGGGGGCTTCCCGGCTCCACCCCCAAAGGCCTCGCCTCCTCCCGGGCGGCCACCGCCCTAAGGCGCTGGAGGGCCCGCACCGGGCGGAGGCCTTTGGCCTCGAGGGCCTGGTACAAGGAGCCCTCTGGGACCTCGGACAGGGCCCAAAGGGGCAGGGCCGCCCGCTCCAGGGCCATGGGTTCCCCGTCC
This window encodes:
- a CDS encoding LamB/YcsF family protein, whose amino-acid sequence is MFIDLNADAGESYGTFTYGHDREIFPLVTSVNLACGFHGGSPSRMREAVTLAKAHGVAVGAHPGFPDLVGFGRREMALSPEEVYADVLYQIGALHAFLRAEGLKLHHVKPHGALYLKACRDRETARAIAEAVKAFDPEVPLVVLPGTPYEEEARRAGLRVVLEAFPERAYLQNGQLAPRSLPGSWITDPEEAARRALRMVLEGKVEALDGGEVAVRAETLCIHGDNPRGPEVAQAVRRALEEAGVEIRAF
- a CDS encoding TAXI family TRAP transporter solute-binding subunit, with translation MRWLALALVLGLALAQKPQVLIGTGGVGGVYFYYGTAVAEILSKAGVVQAQAMQSGGSMENLMLLRDRTDPARGVYYCGTVLPDAALMAYQGEERFQGKPAPVRILFTMYPNYLHVVTTEDSGIRVLQDLRGKRVSTEVAGGIIEYEARILMGAAIPGFDPKVHFAKWERVRVAESAQMLSEGNLDAFFWSGGLPTGSILELSGSLARKGKRLFLVPLLKESTPVQVLMRRFPGVVDTGVIPKGVYNTRFDAPTLTFWNVFVCPASLPEEVAYAMVKAVFENLQSLYAAVAPARDTTLENAVRSRGGKVPYHEGAVRYFRERGVWR
- the nagA gene encoding N-acetylglucosamine-6-phosphate deacetylase, whose translation is MLEGTILTPTGFVQGRLHFSEWIEAIEEAPVEGPYILPGFLDLHVHGGGGREVMEGQEGVEATLRFHLQHGTTGLLATTVTAPLPELEEALRGIQKAMAGPLGEALLGVHLEGPFISQDRLGAQPPFPLLPDLEIADWLLSLAPVKVLTLAPELPGALDLLRFLAEGGVRVQLGHTAATYAEGEAALEAGAFGFTHLYNAMTGLHHREPGVVGLALERGMWAEIIPDGLHVHPAALKLALKSIPGLYFVTDAVAAAGMPDGKYPLGVHQVEKRGHGVWLGGSLAGSTLTMDQALRNLVAWGVPLEEAARRLSSYPARYLDLRDRGEIAPGKRADLVVLDHDLRVREVYLGGKQRV
- a CDS encoding anhydro-N-acetylmuramic acid kinase — translated: MRVLGLMSGTSADGVDLVLAEFQGRPPRVAHRVLEHRLGEVNVLGRATGGRDLRAGQAVEP
- a CDS encoding MBL fold metallo-hydrolase — protein: MQVIPLWTGFPGRTHRGYLGASSAYAILASKVVLYDTLGFGEREGLYDRLNDLGIPPERVEVVVVSHLHFDHAANVDLFPWAEVILHPREWAHAERVARNPLEDPACLYPLLPLLERLHLKEVATEEEIMPGLRLLHLPGHTPGLLGLEVEGMGVLVSDAVKSRFDLEGPPAPPCWNPKLALESRARIREYPRIFPGHDTPLVRRGESLVPEAMAELGLVFGGKEVKLTV